In a single window of the Rhodoferax saidenbachensis genome:
- a CDS encoding helix-turn-helix domain-containing protein encodes MEPAAIRELRQSLGESQAQFGKRFEVSQITVGYWESGRSQPARQRLAELISLDSSAPSVIPPTSVAQPFRPIQYLGSKQRLAESIGVLINEIAPGMSRVGDLFSGSGVVSALLAAQRPVTAVDKQVYSSVLSSALLQGRAEHFSALIGQEFKARAEEIASEIARSLAPLLALEEEAMVAAAGGRPELLIELIEFGSIAVHAQRVPENASPRLVKSLGDAARNLDRSAFTAADLTATRYFGGPYFSYKQAIALDAIFVATNALPAAPIALAVLLSVASEIVNTVGKQFAQPMKLKKADGTVPSLLLQRALRDRSLDVFETYKDWASRWMTSVPAECFEHRIVRGDVLDFVDGDSSCQAWYADPPYTIDHYSRFYHVLETLSLRDSPRLDEMNKRGEAAVMRGVYRTGRYQSSFCIPSQAPVAFNRLFSATAKRGTPLVLSYSPFDEEKGHRPRLLTLKEMVQTAKRHYRRVTVMEISAHSHRKLNAKSLNTSVRGDAERLILCEA; translated from the coding sequence ATGGAACCAGCCGCAATTCGTGAACTTCGACAAAGCTTGGGTGAATCCCAAGCGCAGTTTGGTAAGAGGTTTGAGGTGAGTCAGATCACGGTGGGGTATTGGGAAAGTGGTCGGTCTCAGCCTGCACGCCAGAGATTGGCCGAGCTCATCTCCTTGGATTCGAGCGCCCCTTCGGTTATTCCGCCCACCTCCGTTGCACAGCCCTTCCGTCCAATACAGTATCTCGGAAGCAAACAACGCCTCGCTGAGAGCATCGGAGTCCTCATCAATGAGATTGCTCCGGGGATGTCGCGTGTTGGAGATCTATTTTCTGGTAGTGGAGTTGTAAGCGCTTTGCTTGCCGCTCAGCGACCGGTCACTGCTGTTGACAAGCAGGTGTATTCGAGCGTGCTTTCTTCGGCCTTGTTACAAGGGCGCGCAGAGCATTTCTCGGCGCTGATTGGCCAGGAGTTCAAAGCGCGGGCCGAAGAAATCGCAAGTGAAATCGCAAGGTCACTGGCACCTCTCCTTGCTCTCGAAGAGGAGGCAATGGTTGCAGCGGCCGGAGGTAGGCCTGAGTTGCTGATCGAGTTAATCGAGTTCGGTTCCATCGCCGTTCATGCGCAGCGGGTTCCCGAAAATGCGTCGCCACGTCTGGTTAAGTCGCTCGGTGACGCAGCCAGGAACTTGGACCGGAGTGCGTTCACAGCTGCCGACCTGACAGCCACCCGGTACTTTGGTGGCCCCTATTTTTCTTACAAGCAAGCGATCGCTTTGGATGCGATATTTGTGGCGACCAATGCACTGCCGGCTGCCCCTATAGCACTAGCAGTATTGCTCAGCGTTGCAAGCGAGATTGTCAACACGGTTGGGAAGCAATTTGCTCAGCCGATGAAGCTGAAGAAGGCCGATGGAACGGTTCCCTCTCTGTTGCTTCAGCGAGCCTTGCGTGATCGTTCGCTGGATGTTTTTGAGACGTATAAGGACTGGGCATCGCGCTGGATGACGAGCGTGCCCGCCGAATGCTTTGAGCACAGGATAGTGCGTGGAGATGTACTGGATTTTGTCGACGGTGACAGCAGCTGCCAAGCATGGTACGCCGACCCGCCTTACACAATAGATCACTATTCGCGGTTCTATCACGTGCTGGAAACACTGTCATTGAGGGATTCGCCGCGACTGGACGAAATGAACAAACGGGGAGAAGCCGCGGTCATGCGTGGCGTCTATCGGACGGGGCGCTATCAGTCGTCATTCTGCATTCCCTCACAGGCTCCTGTCGCCTTCAATCGACTTTTTTCTGCGACTGCGAAGCGAGGAACCCCACTAGTGCTTTCTTATTCGCCCTTCGATGAGGAGAAGGGACACCGTCCGCGCCTTCTTACCTTGAAGGAAATGGTCCAGACAGCGAAGCGGCACTATCGACGCGTGACGGTGATGGAAATTTCCGCCCATAGTCATCGAAAATTGAACGCGAAAAGCCTGAATACAAGCGTCCGCGGCGATGCGGAACGTTTAATCCTCTGCGAGGCATAG